CGAGACCCCGACGACGCCCAGGTCCAGGGTCCGGTCCAGCAGGTCGCCGCGCCCGTCGTCGAGCACGAACAGGAACCGGCCCGGCAGCCCGGCCAGCCTCGGGTCCGCGCACAGCAGCCGGTCCAGCTCGTCGGCCAGCGGCCGCAGGTCGACCCTGCCCGCCCAGAAGCCGCTCTGCGGGGACACCATGATGTTGCGGACCAGCTCGTGCGAGCGCGAGGGCAGCAGGCCGGTCGCCTCGATCGCGTCGACGACCTCCCCGGGGACCGCGCCGTCCTCGAGCGGCAGCGCCCGCAGCTGCACGTTGGCGCGGCTGGTCAGGTGGACCCGCCCGTCGCCGTACGCCTCGGCCACCCCGACCAGGTCGACCAGCGCCCGACTGGGCAGCAGGCCGCCGGTCGGCCGCAGCCGCACCAGCCCCCCGTCCTCGGCGGGCCACGGGCGGAAGACGCCCGGGCACAGGTCGGTGCGGTCCCGCACCGTCATCGCGTGAGCCATCAGCAGCTCCGTCGTCAGGGGCTGCTGCGCGTCGCCCGGAGCCTCCTGGCGGCACCGCGCCACCAGGGCCAGCAGGTCTTCGGACTCGGGATCAACCGGGTCGGCACGCCTTCCCAGGTCCTCGCGGACCCAGTGGCTGACCGGGCATGCCCGGTCGTGTCCCGCCCGTCACCCACACCGCTGCGCGTCAGTCCCGGATTCTCACCGGGTTCCCTGACCTCGGTCGAGGTCGCTGGC
This genomic window from Nocardioides anomalus contains:
- a CDS encoding nitrite reductase yields the protein MTVRDRTDLCPGVFRPWPAEDGGLVRLRPTGGLLPSRALVDLVGVAEAYGDGRVHLTSRANVQLRALPLEDGAVPGEVVDAIEATGLLPSRSHELVRNIMVSPQSGFWAGRVDLRPLADELDRLLCADPRLAGLPGRFLFVLDDGRGDLLDRTLDLGVVGVSPAAVQLRLGSEHWGAMVPVARAAAELVALAHVFLDARGEGPEAPWHVDELGAPLEPPCERYWGIGAEQPPLPDGEVPGGVHHVVADGAVDRALAETVAAAKDVVVVTPWRGLFVPDRVRQ